GAGGTAGTTACGTGGTTCATATCTTGAAAACTCCCTACAACATACCGCCTATGGATAAACTTTGTCCGGACAAAAGGCATTTGGAGAAATTGGAAGAAGTAGTAAGGCTTTATAACTCAGGCTTTTTTATCTTTCAGGGTAAAAACCATCTTTTGGTAAGCACACTCATTTATTCCCTTCTACAGCACGTCTGTCAAAATTTCAAAAAGGTTATTTTTATCTTAGAATCTCCTCTTACCTTTCTCCTCGGACACGGGCAGTCCCTGGTAGTGCAGAGAGAAGTGGGTGTTGATGTGGATACCTTTGAAGAAGGACTAAAGGACGCCTTCTATATGAACCCTAACATACTCTTTGTGGGCCATAGAGAGATAATAAAGCCTAAGGAGCTGGAATATATACTTATGCTTGCGGAGAATACCCTACTTATACTCAATTTGTCCGTGACGGATACAAACCTTATAGAATTTGCTAAGCCTTTGCTTAGGGCGTGGGTGCAAGTAGAAAGCGGTATGGAAGGAACAGTATGCTTAAGCTTCANNNNNNNNNNNNNNNNNNNNNNNNNNNNNNNNNNNNNNNNNNNNNNNNNNNNNNNNNNNNNNNNNNNNNNNNNNNNNNNNNNNNNNNNNNNNNNNNNNNNAGGGCGTGGGTGCAAGTAGAAAGCGGTATGGAAGGAACAGTATGCTTAAGCTTCAAAGACACAGAACCTCAGGCTCAGGAAAACCATTAAAGTCTGCAGCATATACGGTGGTGTAAGCTCCTGCGGAGAGGATATAAAGGTAATCACCCACTTCGGGCTCAGGCAAGGGCACCATGCGCGCAACCACATCCATGCTATCACAAGAAACACCGCCTATCGTCCATTCCTTTAGTTCTCCACCCCTCTCAAGGTAGAAGGGATACCTTATACCCCCAAGGGCTTCCGCAAGACCGTTAAAGACTCCCGTGTCTATGTAAAGCCAGTTTTCCTCACCTCTTTTTGCCTTTCCTATAACCCTGCAGACCATTATGCCTTGGTCTCCCACTATACCTCTTCCCGGCTCAATTTGAAGCTCATGGGGAAGTGAAGGCATAAACTTCTGAAGTAGTCCCCTCACATAGTAAGCTATATCCTCTATCCTAAGGGCTTCGTAAGTATACCTCACTGGCAGACCACCACCTATGTTGAGCATCTGAAGTCTCAAACCTCTAAGTTTTGCCTTCTGCCAAAGCTCACTGGCTTTCTTTATACCTATAAGCCAGTTTCTGAAATTGTTGCACTGAGACCCCACATGGAAGGTGATACCGTAAGGAACAAGACCCTTACTTTGGGCGTATTCCAATATATCAAGGGCTGTGTCCACATCAACTCCAAACTTCTTTGAGAGGGGCCAGTCGCTTCCTTCGTTGGGAACTACAAGCCTTACATAAACCCTTGACCTTGGAGCTGTCTTTGTCAATTTCTCTACTTCTGTGAAAGAGTCCACCACGAACCTGTTTATTCCCTTCTCGTAGGCGTAGGCTATAAAGTCCATAGGTTTTACAGGATTGCTGGAGATTATCCTTTCTGGCTTTACTCCAAGCTCTAAGACTTTCTTTAGCTCCTCTGAAGAAGCCACCTCAAAACCAGAGCCAAGCTCCGCAAGGGTTTTAAGAATGTCCACATGGTCGTTAGCTTTCACCGCATAGTAAACCTTAAACTGAGAAAAGTGATACTTTACCTCAATGTATCTGCTTTTTATACCCTGAAGGTCCATAAGTAGCAGAGGGGTTTTCTGTGGCTTTAGGTAAGGAAGCAGATGCTCTCTTTGGGAGATGAACTCCGTAAAATACCTGCGGGTATTTTCGTATTGCAAAGACAAGGGGTCTATAGTTTCTTTCAACATTATGGCATATAATATATACCAAACGGCCCGTAGCTCAACTGGATAGAGCGTGGGACTACGGATCCCAAGGTTGCGGGTTCGACTCCCGCCGGGCTGGCTTTCATTGATTTTTCATGAAAACCTCCTTAAAATTATCTTTAAATTCACTTAGGAGGTAAAGTCATGAGAAAAGTTCTTCTTGGAAGCCTTTTCCTTGCAGGACTTAGCCTTGCTCAACCAAAGATTGAAGTAAAGGATGCATGGGTTAGGGAAGTCCCTCCCACCTCTAAGATGTCCGCTGCCTATATGGTTATAGAAAACAAGGGGAAGGAAGCAGACAGGCTCGTAGATGCGTCCAACAACGTTTCTGAGATAACCGAACTCCACGAAACCGTGGAAGGTAGAATGAGGAGAGTTAAAGCCATAGAGATTCCTGCAGGTGGAAAGGTGGAGTTAAAGCCCGGCGGTCTTCATATTATGCTTATAAACCTCAAAAAGCCTCTCAAAGAAGGCGATACGGTTGAGCTCACTCTCAAGTTTGAAAAGTCCGGAGAGGTTAAGGTCCAAGCACCTGTAAGAAAAGGCATGGGTGGGCATATGCATAAGCACAGACATTGAGCTTTCTCATAGAAAAGGAGTTTCTGAGAGCATTATAATAGGTTAAAACTCACTAAGGAGGTAAGCTATGCCAGTGCATAAGTTAGAGCCAAAGAACCATCTTAAGCCTGCAAACCTCAATGGCATTTCCAACGAGCAGATTGAGCCACACTTTGAAGCTCACTACAAGGGCTATGTGACTAAATACAACGAGATTCAAGAAAAGCTCGCAGACCTTAACTTCTCTGACAGAAGCAAAGCAAACCAAAACTACTCTGAGTATAGGGAGCTAAAGGTGGAGGAGACTTTCAATTACATGGGTGTTGTTCTTCACGAGCTTTATTTTGGTCATCTTGGTGCAAAGGGAGAGCCTTCAGAGGCTT
The Aquificaceae bacterium DNA segment above includes these coding regions:
- a CDS encoding twitching motility protein; translation: MPQIVSYLSANEDIAEIYLLPRAFIMERKGQELIRISDTILTPEDIRDTLIALRSHTPFALGPLGKEGMFSFGLQKVGRFRVKYITQRGSYVVHILKTPYNIPPMDKLCPDKRHLEKLEEVVRLYNSGFFIFQGKNHLLVSTLIYSLLQHVCQNFKKVIFILESPLTFLLGHGQSLVVQREVGVDVDTFEEGLKDAFYMNPNILFVGHREIIKPKELEYILMLAENTLLILNLSVTDTNLIEFAKPLLRAWVQVESGMEGTVCLSF
- a CDS encoding type III PLP-dependent enzyme, which encodes MLKETIDPLSLQYENTRRYFTEFISQREHLLPYLKPQKTPLLLMDLQGIKSRYIEVKYHFSQFKVYYAVKANDHVDILKTLAELGSGFEVASSEELKKVLELGVKPERIISSNPVKPMDFIAYAYEKGINRFVVDSFTEVEKLTKTAPRSRVYVRLVVPNEGSDWPLSKKFGVDVDTALDILEYAQSKGLVPYGITFHVGSQCNNFRNWLIGIKKASELWQKAKLRGLRLQMLNIGGGLPVRYTYEALRIEDIAYYVRGLLQKFMPSLPHELQIEPGRGIVGDQGIMVCRVIGKAKRGEENWLYIDTGVFNGLAEALGGIRYPFYLERGGELKEWTIGGVSCDSMDVVARMVPLPEPEVGDYLYILSAGAYTTVYAADFNGFPEPEVLCL
- a CDS encoding copper chaperone PCu(A)C, which translates into the protein MRKVLLGSLFLAGLSLAQPKIEVKDAWVREVPPTSKMSAAYMVIENKGKEADRLVDASNNVSEITELHETVEGRMRRVKAIEIPAGGKVELKPGGLHIMLINLKKPLKEGDTVELTLKFEKSGEVKVQAPVRKGMGGHMHKHRH